Proteins encoded by one window of Candidatus Saccharibacteria bacterium:
- a CDS encoding LysM peptidoglycan-binding domain-containing protein, translating into MLVVFSLNFQLLPNILVATDHGQPQSFSKGLDSYGFLQATSDIAKLAPIAELPNQGSSAGQEISANDSTSLDTTGGDFITKPKPTLTEGKATRDVIEYQVKEGDTISTIASSFGLTTDTVRWANQLDQDQALGVGESLKILPIDGVLHWVKPGSGDTLDQLSALYKVDKKVIISYNQILDNKLEDDIVLVVPGGKIEEAEVSQETTQNQVALDQPATAQVTVQPVQSAPIATQPEALTSYSGGYNNYAYGYCTWYVANRRAVPASMGNAVNWYYAAQAAGFGVGSQPIVGAVAWTPAGYYGHVAYVEAVEGNQVYVSEMNYAGWGVVSYRWVSASAFSYIY; encoded by the coding sequence ATGCTGGTTGTGTTTAGTCTCAACTTTCAACTACTCCCCAATATCTTGGTAGCCACCGACCATGGCCAACCTCAAAGTTTTTCAAAAGGCCTGGATAGCTATGGTTTTTTGCAAGCTACTAGTGATATAGCAAAGTTGGCACCAATAGCAGAATTACCAAACCAGGGTTCTAGTGCAGGCCAAGAGATTAGTGCTAATGATTCCACCAGCCTAGATACAACTGGTGGTGATTTTATCACTAAGCCCAAGCCAACTTTGACTGAAGGTAAAGCTACCAGGGATGTAATAGAATATCAGGTCAAAGAAGGTGATACTATCTCAACAATTGCTAGTAGTTTTGGTTTGACTACCGATACTGTTAGGTGGGCAAATCAATTAGATCAAGATCAGGCACTTGGGGTGGGAGAAAGTTTAAAGATTTTGCCTATTGATGGGGTGTTGCATTGGGTTAAGCCCGGATCTGGAGATACCCTAGATCAACTATCTGCTCTGTACAAAGTAGATAAGAAAGTAATTATCAGTTATAACCAAATTCTTGATAATAAGCTTGAGGATGATATAGTTCTGGTGGTGCCTGGAGGTAAGATAGAAGAGGCAGAGGTTAGTCAAGAAACTACCCAGAATCAAGTAGCCCTTGATCAGCCAGCTACTGCCCAAGTTACTGTCCAGCCAGTTCAGAGTGCTCCTATTGCAACCCAACCAGAGGCATTGACTAGTTATAGTGGAGGTTATAACAATTATGCATATGGATACTGCACTTGGTATGTTGCGAATCGTCGAGCGGTCCCAGCTAGTATGGGTAATGCAGTAAATTGGTATTATGCAGCCCAGGCTGCTGGATTTGGTGTCGGTAGCCAACCGATAGTCGGGGCTGTAGCTTGGACGCCAGCTGGCTATTATGGTCATGTGGCCTATGTTGAGGCTGTAGAGGGCAATCAGGTATATGTTTCAGAAATGAATTATGCAGGCTGGGGAGTAGTATCTTATCGTTGGGTATCTGCCAGTGCATTTAGTTATATTTACTAA